One Kribbella sp. NBC_00662 genomic region harbors:
- a CDS encoding Gfo/Idh/MocA family protein produces MTNLGIGLIGYAFMGAAHSQAWRSAPRFFDLPLDPAMNVLCGRNAEAVQAAATKLGWKDTETDWRKLLGRDDVQLVDVCTPGDSHAEIAIAALEAGKHVLCEKPLANTVEEAEAMTAAAEAAKAKGIRSMVGFTYRRVPAIALARQLVAEGKLGTIRHVRAQYLQDWIADPEAPLSWRLDKSKAGSGALGDIGAHIIDMTQYITGDTIGEVSARLETFVKERPVAAEHSGLAGTAGTERGPVTVDDAAVFLATFRSGALGVFEATRFATGRKNAIRIEINGSLGSLAFDFEDMNLLHYYDATEDSRTAGFRRILATEPVHPYVAAWWPPGHLLGYEHGFTHQVVDLVTAIAEGVDPAPSFADGLQVQRVLAAVETSSASRQWQEIPQ; encoded by the coding sequence ATGACGAACCTGGGCATCGGCCTGATCGGCTACGCGTTCATGGGTGCGGCCCATTCGCAGGCCTGGCGGAGCGCGCCGCGCTTCTTCGACCTGCCGCTGGACCCTGCCATGAACGTGCTCTGCGGCCGCAACGCCGAGGCTGTCCAAGCGGCCGCCACCAAGCTCGGCTGGAAGGACACCGAGACCGACTGGCGCAAGCTGCTCGGCCGCGACGACGTCCAGCTGGTCGACGTGTGCACGCCGGGCGACAGTCACGCCGAGATCGCGATCGCAGCCTTGGAGGCCGGCAAGCACGTCCTGTGCGAGAAGCCGCTGGCCAACACGGTCGAGGAGGCCGAGGCGATGACCGCCGCGGCCGAGGCGGCCAAGGCCAAGGGGATCAGGTCGATGGTCGGGTTCACCTACCGCCGAGTGCCGGCGATCGCGCTCGCCCGCCAGCTCGTTGCCGAGGGCAAGCTCGGTACGATCCGGCACGTCCGGGCGCAGTACCTGCAGGACTGGATCGCCGACCCGGAGGCGCCGCTGTCGTGGCGGCTGGACAAGTCGAAGGCCGGTTCGGGTGCGCTCGGCGACATCGGCGCGCACATCATCGACATGACGCAGTACATCACCGGTGACACGATCGGCGAGGTCAGCGCGCGGCTCGAGACGTTCGTCAAGGAGCGCCCGGTCGCCGCCGAGCACTCCGGCCTGGCCGGTACGGCGGGCACCGAGCGCGGACCGGTGACGGTCGACGACGCGGCGGTGTTCCTGGCGACCTTCCGCTCCGGCGCGCTCGGCGTGTTCGAGGCGACCCGGTTCGCCACCGGCCGGAAGAACGCGATCCGGATCGAGATCAACGGAAGCCTCGGCAGTCTGGCGTTCGACTTCGAGGACATGAATCTCCTGCACTACTACGACGCCACCGAAGACTCGAGGACAGCCGGTTTCCGCCGCATCCTCGCGACCGAACCCGTCCACCCGTACGTCGCCGCGTGGTGGCCGCCGGGTCACCTGCTCGGCTACGAGCACGGGTTCACCCATCAGGTCGTCGACCTGGTCACCGCGATCGCCGAAGGCGTCGATCCGGCTCCGTCGTTCGCCGACGGGCTACAGGTCCAGCGTGTGCTGGCCGCGGTCGAGACCAGCTCGGCATCCCGACAATGGCAGGAGATTCCGCAATGA
- a CDS encoding substrate-binding domain-containing protein, with amino-acid sequence MSKRSARSLVVAGLAAVALTACTSNTPKAEDNADKAPANQAAVKNDEPGKKVKIGFSAPAADHGWMGAITKATQAEAKKYSDVELIVAEGTNDVNLQISQVETFINQKVDAIVLLPFDGAALTPVATKAMEAGITVVNVDREFDSPFAARTTVLGDNHGMGVSAGTYICQQLKGKKDAVVAEIAGIDSLPLTQDRSRGFKEALADCGLKVNNRVAAEFTVESGEKAAANLLQAAPKIDAIWNHDDDQGVGVMAAIKNSGRKEFFVVGGAGSANVMRDIKSGNSLLKATVIYPSTQGADGIRLARLLVQKKALGDLVEVEVPRTVQLYAPVVTKDNVDQYMPTAFES; translated from the coding sequence ATGTCCAAACGTTCCGCCCGAAGTCTGGTGGTCGCAGGTCTCGCTGCGGTCGCCCTGACTGCCTGCACCAGCAATACCCCGAAGGCCGAGGACAACGCCGACAAGGCGCCGGCCAACCAGGCCGCGGTCAAGAACGACGAGCCCGGCAAGAAGGTCAAGATTGGCTTCTCCGCGCCGGCCGCCGACCACGGCTGGATGGGTGCCATCACCAAGGCGACCCAGGCCGAGGCCAAGAAGTACTCCGACGTCGAGCTGATCGTCGCCGAGGGTACGAACGACGTGAACCTGCAGATCAGCCAGGTCGAGACGTTCATCAACCAGAAGGTCGACGCCATCGTCCTGCTTCCTTTCGACGGGGCCGCGCTCACCCCGGTCGCGACGAAGGCGATGGAGGCCGGCATCACGGTGGTCAACGTCGACCGCGAGTTCGACAGCCCGTTCGCGGCCCGGACCACGGTGCTGGGTGACAACCACGGGATGGGCGTGTCGGCCGGCACGTACATCTGCCAGCAGCTGAAGGGCAAGAAGGACGCGGTGGTCGCGGAGATCGCGGGCATCGACTCGCTGCCGTTGACTCAGGACCGCAGCCGGGGCTTCAAGGAAGCGCTCGCGGACTGCGGGCTGAAGGTGAACAACCGGGTGGCCGCCGAGTTCACCGTGGAGTCGGGCGAGAAGGCCGCCGCCAACCTCTTGCAGGCGGCGCCGAAGATCGACGCGATCTGGAACCACGACGACGACCAGGGCGTCGGCGTGATGGCCGCGATCAAGAACTCCGGCCGCAAGGAGTTCTTCGTGGTCGGCGGGGCCGGCTCGGCGAACGTGATGCGGGACATCAAGTCCGGCAACTCGTTGCTGAAGGCCACCGTCATCTACCCGTCCACGCAGGGTGCCGACGGCATCCGGCTGGCCCGCCTGCTGGTCCAGAAGAAGGCGCTCGGCGACCTGGTGGAGGTCGAGGTGCCGCGCACGGTCCAGTTGTACGCGCCGGTGGTCACCAAGGACAACGTGGACCAGTACATGCCTACCGCATTCGAGAGCTAA
- a CDS encoding ABC transporter permease, producing MTQPAAQRSTNLLRTGFGRNLGLVVALVVLCIVGVITAGDTFATGANVLTILRLAAVIGVVSVGMTFVITGGGIDLSVGAMVALASVWATTLATQQLAADYHWILMVSTALAVGAACGLVNGLLVAYGKIVPFIATLAMLAAARGLAEIISDRKTQIITVNSFVDFFGGSLLGVPVLVWIFLLVAAAGWVVLNRTTFGRRTFAVGGNAEAARLAGIKVQRHTVALYVLAGLCCGIAAVMLMARTTTGSSTHGQLYELDAIAAVVIGGTLLSGGRGTIVGTVIGVLIFTTLNNVFTLNNLSISAQSVAKGAIIVVAVLLQQRLAARTTSS from the coding sequence GTGACCCAGCCTGCGGCGCAGCGATCGACGAATCTGCTGCGGACCGGCTTCGGGCGCAACCTCGGTCTGGTGGTCGCGCTGGTCGTGCTCTGCATCGTCGGCGTGATCACCGCCGGCGACACGTTCGCCACGGGCGCCAACGTGCTGACGATCCTGCGGCTGGCCGCGGTCATCGGCGTCGTCAGCGTCGGGATGACGTTCGTCATCACCGGCGGCGGGATCGACCTGAGCGTCGGCGCGATGGTCGCGCTGGCCTCGGTCTGGGCGACCACGCTGGCGACCCAGCAGTTGGCCGCCGACTACCACTGGATCCTGATGGTCAGCACGGCGCTGGCGGTCGGCGCCGCGTGCGGTCTGGTGAACGGCCTGTTGGTTGCCTACGGCAAGATCGTGCCGTTCATCGCGACGCTGGCGATGCTGGCGGCGGCGCGTGGTCTGGCCGAGATCATCTCGGACCGCAAGACCCAGATCATCACGGTCAACTCGTTCGTCGACTTCTTCGGCGGCTCGCTGCTCGGCGTACCGGTGCTGGTCTGGATCTTCCTGCTGGTCGCCGCGGCCGGCTGGGTGGTGCTGAACCGGACCACCTTCGGCCGCCGGACCTTCGCGGTCGGCGGCAACGCCGAGGCCGCCCGGCTGGCGGGTATCAAGGTCCAGCGTCACACCGTCGCGCTGTACGTGCTGGCCGGGCTGTGCTGCGGGATCGCCGCGGTCATGCTGATGGCCAGGACGACGACGGGAAGCTCCACCCACGGTCAGTTGTACGAGCTGGACGCGATCGCGGCGGTGGTGATCGGCGGCACGCTGCTGTCCGGCGGCCGCGGCACGATCGTCGGCACGGTCATCGGCGTACTGATCTTCACGACGTTGAACAACGTCTTCACGCTCAACAACCTGAGCATCTCCGCCCAGTCTGTGGCCAAGGGCGCGATCATCGTGGTCGCCGTCCTGCTGCAGCAACGTCTGGCCGCCCGCACGACGAGTTCATAG
- a CDS encoding sugar ABC transporter ATP-binding protein, producing the protein MTDLLTMTGIVKEFPGVRALDGVDLDVRAGEVHCLLGQNGAGKSTLIRVLTGAHQPDAGEIHLNGEPVQLNSPTAAIQRGIAAIYQELDLVPDLTVAENIFLGHEPTRFGFSRTHEASVRAREILQGLGHAEIPTHRAVGLLPAAGQQVVSMARALSRDARLIVMDEPSAVLDSEEVSNLFRVIRGLTDRGVAVVYISHRLEEIRQIGNRVTVLKDGATVATGLDARETPTKELIRLMTGRSIEYVFPPRNEIPSTAPVVLEVDELTRPGEFAGIGFTVRAGEILGLAGLVGSGRSEVLETVYGARRAASGSVRVDGVTLRPGRVQSAVKAGVGLAPEERKSQALLLDEAVYKNITVSTLHRFASGGFLNSRAEREAAAGLAKSLDLRPAGVDHPVRNLSGGNQQKVVLARWLLRDCRVLLLDEPTRGVDVGARSEIYALIRTLAANGVAIVLVSSEVEEVLGLSDRVVVLREGRAVHTGPAQAIDEHQVLDLVMEGSAV; encoded by the coding sequence ATGACCGATCTCCTGACCATGACCGGCATCGTCAAGGAGTTTCCCGGCGTACGGGCTCTCGACGGTGTCGACCTCGACGTCCGCGCCGGGGAAGTGCACTGCCTGCTCGGGCAGAACGGCGCCGGCAAATCCACGCTGATCCGGGTGCTGACCGGTGCGCACCAGCCGGACGCCGGTGAGATCCACCTGAACGGCGAGCCCGTCCAGCTGAACAGCCCGACCGCGGCGATCCAGCGTGGGATCGCCGCGATCTACCAGGAACTCGACCTGGTCCCCGACCTGACCGTGGCCGAGAACATCTTCCTCGGCCACGAGCCGACCCGCTTCGGCTTCAGCCGCACGCACGAGGCGAGCGTCCGCGCCCGCGAGATCCTGCAGGGCCTCGGACACGCCGAGATCCCCACCCACCGGGCTGTCGGTCTGTTGCCGGCCGCCGGACAGCAGGTCGTGAGCATGGCCCGGGCACTGTCCCGTGACGCGCGGCTGATCGTGATGGACGAGCCGTCCGCGGTCCTCGACTCCGAAGAGGTGTCGAACCTCTTCCGGGTGATCCGCGGCCTGACCGACCGCGGCGTCGCGGTCGTCTACATCTCGCACCGGCTCGAGGAGATCCGCCAGATCGGCAACCGGGTCACGGTCCTGAAGGACGGCGCGACCGTCGCCACCGGACTCGACGCCCGGGAGACCCCGACGAAGGAACTCATCCGGCTGATGACCGGACGCTCGATCGAGTACGTCTTCCCGCCGCGCAACGAGATCCCGAGCACGGCGCCGGTCGTGCTCGAGGTCGACGAGCTGACCCGGCCGGGCGAGTTCGCCGGGATCGGCTTCACGGTTCGCGCCGGCGAGATCCTCGGACTGGCGGGCCTCGTCGGCTCCGGGCGTTCCGAAGTACTCGAGACGGTGTACGGCGCGCGCCGCGCCGCGAGCGGATCCGTCCGCGTCGACGGTGTCACGCTCCGGCCGGGCCGGGTGCAGTCGGCGGTGAAGGCCGGCGTCGGTCTCGCCCCGGAGGAACGCAAGAGCCAGGCACTGCTGCTCGACGAGGCGGTGTACAAGAACATCACCGTCTCGACGCTGCATCGCTTTGCCAGTGGGGGATTCCTGAACAGCCGGGCCGAGCGGGAGGCGGCGGCCGGTCTGGCCAAGTCGCTGGATCTGCGACCGGCCGGCGTGGACCATCCGGTCCGCAACCTGTCCGGGGGCAACCAGCAGAAGGTCGTGCTGGCGCGCTGGCTGCTGCGGGACTGCCGGGTGCTGCTGCTCGACGAGCCGACGCGTGGCGTCGACGTCGGCGCGCGCTCGGAGATCTACGCGCTGATCCGCACGCTGGCGGCCAACGGGGTCGCGATCGTGCTGGTCTCCAGCGAGGTCGAGGAAGTGCTCGGTCTGTCGGACCGGGTCGTCGTACTGCGGGAGGGGCGTGCCGTCCACACGGGACCCGCGCAAGCCATCGACGAACACCAGGTTCTCGACCTGGTGATGGAGGGAAGTGCGGTGTGA
- a CDS encoding ROK family protein — translation MTLTDGRRPGSRGVAADHVSLRRNNLSVVLRHVRDLGPRSRARIADDTGLNKATVSSLVAELVERGLLREGRADSSRALGRPGLLVELDGTGVCGVGAEINVDYLAVAALDLTGAVVLEKRVPVDVAHLDPSTTLDRLADLVREAVAAVETRGGQLAGVTLAVPGLVQGATGELKIAPNLGWGELSVAQEMRSRLGQPTYPLHVDNEANLAALAAYADLRQTEDEPVHDLVLLTGAVGVGGGVVANGQLLRGGHGYSGEVGHMPVAPPGRTCGCGRTGCWETVVGLTALLHKATDSDDPVRDPSLDVEQRLAGITRRAEAGEARTLSALKDVGTWLGIGGAILVNILNPDVLVLGGYFAVLGPWLKEPLEKAIRDRVIAPNGGGCRVVRSELGFAAAVRGGAQISLDQVFVDPTRIGVAR, via the coding sequence ATGACGCTGACGGACGGCCGTCGCCCGGGGAGCCGGGGCGTTGCCGCCGATCACGTCTCGCTCCGGCGGAACAACCTCTCCGTCGTACTGCGGCATGTCCGCGACCTCGGACCGCGCTCGCGGGCCCGGATCGCCGACGACACCGGCCTGAACAAGGCGACCGTCAGCAGCCTGGTCGCCGAGCTCGTCGAGCGCGGCCTGCTCCGCGAAGGACGGGCCGACTCCAGCCGCGCTCTCGGTCGCCCCGGTCTGCTCGTCGAGCTCGACGGCACCGGTGTGTGCGGCGTCGGAGCAGAGATCAACGTCGACTACCTGGCCGTTGCCGCGCTCGACCTGACCGGCGCGGTCGTGCTCGAGAAGCGCGTGCCGGTCGACGTCGCGCACCTCGATCCCAGTACGACGCTCGACCGTCTCGCGGACCTGGTGCGGGAGGCGGTCGCGGCCGTGGAGACCCGTGGCGGACAGCTGGCCGGGGTCACTCTGGCTGTGCCAGGTCTGGTCCAGGGCGCGACCGGAGAGCTGAAGATCGCGCCGAACCTCGGGTGGGGCGAGCTGTCGGTCGCCCAGGAGATGCGGTCGCGGCTGGGCCAGCCGACGTATCCGTTGCACGTCGACAACGAGGCGAACCTGGCGGCGCTGGCGGCGTACGCCGATCTGCGCCAGACCGAGGACGAGCCGGTGCACGACCTCGTGCTGCTGACCGGTGCGGTCGGTGTCGGTGGCGGCGTGGTGGCCAACGGGCAGCTGTTGCGCGGCGGGCACGGGTACAGCGGCGAGGTCGGGCACATGCCGGTCGCACCGCCCGGCCGGACCTGCGGCTGCGGCCGGACCGGCTGCTGGGAGACCGTCGTCGGGCTGACCGCACTGTTGCACAAGGCAACGGACAGTGACGACCCGGTGCGGGACCCGTCGCTGGACGTGGAGCAACGGCTGGCCGGGATCACCCGGCGGGCCGAAGCGGGGGAGGCGCGGACGCTGTCCGCGTTGAAGGACGTCGGCACGTGGCTGGGGATTGGGGGAGCGATCCTGGTGAACATCCTGAACCCGGACGTGCTCGTGCTCGGTGGGTACTTCGCCGTGCTCGGGCCATGGCTGAAAGAACCACTGGAGAAGGCGATCCGCGACCGCGTGATCGCACCGAACGGCGGCGGCTGCCGCGTCGTCCGGTCGGAGCTAGGTTTCGCGGCAGCCGTCCGCGGCGGCGCGCAGATCTCGCTCGACCAGGTCTTCGTCGACCCGACGAGAATCGGGGTCGCGCGATGA
- a CDS encoding lectin — MTLSRRTFLAATAATAVAGTQVQSAFAASPPGDVVGKITVGYQGWFACAGDGAPINGWWHWSNNWGQPPSPTNTAIVSWPDVRDFSSTYQTAYANLGNGQPAKLFSSYDQQTVNTHFQWMQQNGCDTAALQRFNPTGGEGPTRDAMAAKVRQAAEQYGRKFYIMYDATGWTNMQSEMKTDWTSKMSAYTSSPAYARQNGKPVVCIWGFGFNEANKNFPASVCLDVINWFKGQGCYVIGGVPTHWLPGNEDSRPGYLDVYHAFNMISPWMVGRISDIAGADHYYNNVNQQDQADCNAHGIDYQPCVIPGDLQSGHRAHGELMWRQFYNLTRVGVQGMYISMFDEFNEGNQIAKTAESSAWVPSGSGIRALDEDGTACSSDYYLRLTNDGGRMFKGQAPLTATRPTVPMPNQGSGGVIFYEHVDYGGTAGAALAKGNYTRAQLQAAGVQDNWASSVRVPSGWTVTIYANDNFGGQSWTRTADTPNFVALSPNANDQLTSCRIS, encoded by the coding sequence ATGACGCTTTCCCGCCGTACCTTCCTCGCCGCGACCGCCGCTACCGCAGTGGCCGGCACCCAAGTCCAGTCGGCGTTTGCCGCCAGCCCGCCCGGAGATGTGGTGGGCAAGATCACCGTCGGCTACCAGGGCTGGTTCGCCTGCGCCGGCGACGGCGCCCCGATCAACGGGTGGTGGCACTGGAGCAACAACTGGGGCCAGCCGCCCTCGCCGACGAACACCGCGATCGTGAGCTGGCCGGACGTCCGTGACTTCAGCTCGACGTACCAGACGGCGTACGCGAACCTCGGCAACGGGCAGCCGGCCAAGCTGTTCTCGTCGTACGACCAGCAGACCGTGAACACGCACTTCCAGTGGATGCAGCAGAACGGCTGCGACACGGCCGCGCTGCAGCGGTTCAACCCGACGGGCGGCGAAGGGCCGACCCGGGACGCGATGGCCGCCAAGGTGCGGCAGGCCGCCGAGCAGTACGGGCGGAAGTTCTACATCATGTACGACGCCACCGGCTGGACGAACATGCAGTCGGAGATGAAGACCGACTGGACCTCGAAGATGAGCGCGTACACGTCGTCACCGGCGTACGCGCGGCAGAACGGTAAGCCCGTGGTGTGCATCTGGGGCTTCGGGTTCAACGAGGCGAACAAGAACTTTCCGGCGTCGGTGTGCCTCGATGTCATCAACTGGTTCAAGGGCCAGGGCTGCTACGTGATCGGCGGCGTGCCGACGCATTGGCTCCCGGGCAACGAGGACTCGCGGCCCGGGTACCTGGACGTGTACCACGCCTTCAACATGATCTCGCCGTGGATGGTCGGCCGGATCAGTGATATCGCCGGCGCGGATCACTACTACAACAACGTGAACCAGCAGGACCAGGCCGACTGCAACGCGCACGGGATCGACTACCAGCCGTGCGTGATCCCCGGCGACCTGCAGTCCGGGCACCGTGCGCACGGCGAGCTGATGTGGCGGCAGTTCTACAACCTGACGCGGGTCGGCGTGCAGGGCATGTACATCTCGATGTTCGACGAGTTCAACGAGGGCAACCAGATCGCGAAGACCGCGGAGTCGTCCGCCTGGGTGCCGTCCGGCTCGGGCATCCGCGCGCTGGACGAGGACGGTACGGCGTGTTCGTCGGACTACTACCTCCGGCTGACGAACGACGGCGGCCGGATGTTCAAGGGTCAGGCGCCGTTGACCGCGACGCGGCCTACCGTTCCGATGCCGAACCAAGGCTCAGGCGGCGTGATCTTCTACGAGCACGTCGACTACGGCGGGACGGCCGGTGCAGCGCTTGCCAAGGGCAACTACACCCGCGCCCAGCTGCAGGCGGCCGGCGTACAGGACAACTGGGCGTCGTCGGTGCGGGTGCCGTCCGGGTGGACGGTGACGATCTACGCCAACGACAACTTCGGTGGGCAGTCCTGGACGCGCACCGCAGACACGCCCAACTTCGTCGCGCTCTCCCCGAACGCGAACGATCAACTGACGTCCTGCCGGATCTCCTAG
- a CDS encoding dienelactone hydrolase family protein, with translation MTVDLGSWRRAPFTGGGLTYDCFEKGEGPGVVLIPEIPGLSPEVAEFGEHLVDAGFTVVIPSPFGTPGRPITMGYTLGIVARLCVSKEFRSFAVNAERPITKYLRAVARDLAARTPGRGVGVIGMCFTGGFALAAAVEDVVNAPVLSQPSVPFPVSGRMRRDPGMSREEFEIVKERTRSDGLCVLGLRFSGDRAAPPERFATLRTQLGDAFEVIELDSSPGNPDGYAKGAHAVLTAEVRDNPPNSAFHARARTVEFLREHLTATA, from the coding sequence ATGACTGTCGACCTGGGTTCCTGGCGGAGGGCGCCGTTCACCGGCGGCGGCCTGACCTACGACTGTTTCGAGAAGGGCGAGGGGCCCGGCGTCGTCCTCATCCCGGAGATCCCGGGCCTGAGTCCCGAAGTGGCCGAGTTCGGCGAGCATCTCGTCGACGCGGGCTTCACGGTCGTGATCCCGTCACCCTTCGGCACGCCGGGACGCCCGATCACGATGGGGTACACGCTGGGGATCGTCGCTCGGCTGTGCGTTTCGAAGGAGTTCCGCAGTTTCGCGGTGAACGCCGAGCGGCCGATCACGAAGTACCTGCGTGCGGTGGCGAGGGACCTGGCCGCGCGGACGCCGGGTCGGGGCGTCGGCGTGATCGGCATGTGTTTCACCGGGGGATTCGCGCTCGCTGCCGCCGTCGAGGACGTCGTCAACGCGCCGGTGCTCAGTCAGCCGTCGGTGCCGTTCCCGGTGAGCGGGCGGATGCGCCGCGATCCCGGCATGTCGCGGGAAGAGTTCGAGATCGTCAAGGAGCGGACCCGGAGCGACGGGTTGTGCGTGCTGGGCCTGCGGTTCAGCGGCGATCGCGCGGCTCCGCCCGAGCGGTTCGCAACGCTCCGTACGCAGCTCGGCGACGCGTTCGAGGTGATCGAGCTCGACTCCTCGCCGGGCAACCCCGACGGGTACGCCAAGGGCGCGCACGCGGTGCTGACCGCCGAAGTCCGCGACAACCCGCCGAACTCGGCCTTCCATGCTCGGGCCCGGACAGTGGAATTCCTCAGAGAACACCTCACAGCGACCGCTTGA
- a CDS encoding YciI family protein, producing MLLIRPDHDYPDGVPDEMIRKTVAWVADVKARGVHLTGGALHPPAESTAVRRDGAKIVTTDGPFAESKEQMGGFDLIECDTLEEAIEIAAGHPVAEAGMVEVRPMVEDLTSLGQQAVADRAL from the coding sequence ATGCTGCTGATCCGGCCCGACCACGACTATCCCGACGGCGTACCCGACGAGATGATCCGCAAGACCGTTGCCTGGGTCGCCGACGTCAAGGCCCGCGGAGTCCACCTGACCGGCGGGGCGCTGCACCCACCGGCGGAGTCGACCGCCGTACGACGCGACGGCGCCAAGATCGTCACTACCGACGGACCGTTCGCCGAGTCCAAGGAGCAGATGGGCGGCTTCGACCTCATCGAATGCGACACGCTCGAAGAGGCGATCGAGATCGCGGCCGGTCATCCGGTCGCCGAGGCCGGGATGGTCGAGGTTCGCCCGATGGTCGAAGACTTGACCTCGCTCGGACAACAGGCTGTCGCTGACCGCGCACTCTAA
- a CDS encoding amidohydrolase translates to MTRMLIRNVAVLVVPEHGECRVDEAQDIHIHDNLITAITPTTPPTAGDLGEVEVIDGRGLVAVPGLVNSHTHSPMVMMRGAAEDLSIEDWFNRRIWPMEVNLTPERVRVGARLACAEMLLAGVTTFVDHYFHADQIAAAAVESGIRADLAPTYFSSAGEDGINAAIDTTRELSQLHPRITASLGPHATYTVSDDDLRRTADIARAEGLRIHLHAAETDGQTQASIDAHGVTPIQVLERTGVLDAGALIAHGCGIRDADLPILERYADRTAVASCPKVYLKLAMGEVTPIKGLRSAGVHVGIGTDGAAVHNTLDVWEAIRMVALTQKQREHDAEWMTLSDTLRLATRGSAAAAGLADHIGVLEPGRQADIALVDLGAPHNQPVHDPRAALVYSVRASDVVTVLVAGKVVVRDRLLTTMDVQEVLADAKSLAHTLVDLSKGGSIQHYAP, encoded by the coding sequence ATGACTCGCATGCTGATCCGGAACGTCGCGGTCCTGGTGGTCCCCGAGCACGGCGAGTGCCGGGTCGACGAGGCACAGGACATCCACATCCACGACAACCTCATCACCGCGATCACCCCCACCACCCCACCGACCGCGGGTGATCTGGGGGAGGTGGAGGTGATCGATGGGCGTGGGTTGGTTGCGGTGCCGGGGTTGGTGAACTCGCATACGCATAGTCCGATGGTGATGATGCGTGGGGCGGCGGAGGATCTTTCGATCGAGGACTGGTTCAACCGGCGGATCTGGCCGATGGAGGTGAATCTGACGCCGGAGCGGGTTCGGGTAGGAGCGCGGCTGGCGTGTGCCGAGATGCTGCTCGCCGGTGTCACCACGTTCGTCGATCACTACTTCCACGCCGACCAGATCGCGGCCGCCGCCGTCGAGTCCGGCATCCGCGCGGACCTCGCGCCGACGTACTTCTCCTCGGCAGGCGAGGACGGCATCAACGCCGCCATCGACACGACCCGCGAGCTCAGTCAGCTCCATCCACGCATCACCGCGAGCCTCGGCCCGCACGCGACGTACACGGTCTCCGATGATGACCTGAGACGTACGGCGGACATCGCGCGGGCGGAGGGTCTCCGCATCCACCTGCACGCCGCGGAGACCGACGGCCAGACCCAGGCATCGATCGACGCCCACGGCGTCACCCCGATCCAGGTGCTCGAAAGGACCGGCGTGCTCGACGCCGGCGCGCTGATCGCCCACGGCTGCGGCATCCGCGACGCCGACCTCCCGATCCTCGAGCGGTACGCCGACCGCACCGCCGTCGCGTCCTGCCCGAAGGTCTACCTCAAGCTCGCGATGGGTGAGGTCACGCCGATCAAGGGCCTCCGATCAGCCGGCGTACACGTTGGCATCGGCACCGACGGAGCCGCCGTACACAACACCCTCGACGTCTGGGAAGCGATCCGCATGGTCGCCCTCACCCAGAAACAACGCGAGCACGACGCCGAGTGGATGACCCTGTCCGACACCCTTCGCCTAGCCACCCGGGGCAGCGCCGCGGCCGCCGGTCTCGCCGACCACATCGGCGTCCTCGAACCAGGTCGTCAGGCAGACATCGCCCTCGTCGACCTCGGTGCACCGCACAACCAGCCCGTCCACGATCCACGAGCCGCACTCGTGTACTCCGTCCGAGCCTCCGACGTTGTCACTGTCCTCGTCGCCGGCAAGGTCGTGGTCCGCGACCGCCTCCTCACAACGATGGACGTCCAAGAGGTCCTCGCCGACGCGAAGTCCTTGGCGCACACACTGGTGGATCTCTCGAAGGGCGGTTCGATCCAGCACTACGCACCCTGA
- a CDS encoding VOC family protein, giving the protein MTSKFTELAIDCADPYRLAQFWCAVLGYEVQDEEEDGVVTIGSPVVPEGRSRPGPVPPTLTFARVPEGKTIKNRLHLDLNPTDTDQEAEVRRVLDLGARPADVGQTGDESWVTLADPEGNEFCILASRQP; this is encoded by the coding sequence ATGACCAGTAAGTTCACGGAGCTGGCGATCGACTGTGCCGATCCGTACCGGCTTGCGCAGTTCTGGTGTGCGGTCCTCGGCTACGAGGTGCAGGACGAGGAAGAAGACGGCGTGGTCACGATCGGCTCGCCGGTGGTGCCCGAAGGCAGGAGCCGTCCGGGGCCGGTTCCGCCGACGTTGACGTTCGCGCGGGTGCCGGAGGGCAAGACGATCAAGAACAGGCTCCACCTCGACCTGAATCCGACCGACACCGATCAGGAAGCCGAGGTACGCCGCGTGCTCGACCTGGGTGCCCGTCCCGCCGACGTGGGCCAGACCGGCGACGAAAGCTGGGTCACGCTGGCCGATCCCGAAGGCAACGAGTTCTGCATCCTCGCCAGCCGGCAGCCCTGA
- a CDS encoding YciI family protein gives MTEYLISFGMNAMDFPDEVMPEISKAARAVIKEAMDAGVYVFTGGLDPEQEPAVVDTDGTVTDGMLTDGPYPESKELLGGFTVVDVPTRKEALEWAAKIAAACRCAQDVRVFQPGPNS, from the coding sequence ATGACCGAGTATCTGATCTCGTTCGGCATGAACGCGATGGACTTCCCCGACGAGGTCATGCCCGAGATCAGCAAGGCTGCCCGCGCGGTGATCAAGGAGGCGATGGACGCCGGCGTCTATGTCTTCACCGGCGGACTGGATCCCGAGCAGGAGCCCGCCGTCGTCGACACGGACGGAACGGTCACCGACGGCATGCTGACCGACGGCCCGTACCCGGAGAGCAAAGAACTCCTCGGCGGCTTCACAGTCGTCGACGTACCCACCCGCAAGGAAGCCCTCGAGTGGGCCGCGAAGATCGCAGCCGCCTGCCGCTGCGCGCAGGACGTCCGCGTCTTCCAGCCCGGCCCGAACAGCTGA